A window of Nicotiana tabacum cultivar K326 chromosome 24, ASM71507v2, whole genome shotgun sequence contains these coding sequences:
- the LOC142178154 gene encoding uncharacterized protein LOC142178154, protein MGRDRRGQRGRVEDDNISSIKMKMPSFKGTRDPDLYLDWERKVEAIFDCHNYSEGKKVKLAIVEFSDYAAIWRKNLARDRLQEGQAPIATWAEMKRVMRKRFIPSHFQRELQQRLQTLKEGSMSVDEYFKAMDMAMIQTNCMEEEEDTMARFLNGLNKEIADVVELQQYVTIDELVDLSVKVENQNTRKQASSWKGRSNTISKKPWSNQEMKNSSRPQEDKDKVKFENKEGGKIFNPKPFTPSSSIQCHKCKGRGHMMHECPSRRNIILREDGGYESEKSEGEEEGDVSNDDDIELPNDGMIGVVRRIMTINLGSNSEEQRENIFHTRCGIKGKTCSMIIDSGSCANVVSSYFVEKLGLACMKHPTPYRLQWLNDSGELKVNKQCMISFNVGRYEDDILCDIVPMQACHILLGRPWQYDRNDFEDVFPEDIPNGLPPLRGIEHQIDFVPGSQIPNRPAYRSNPEETKELQRQVEELLEKGFVRESMSPCSVPVLLVPKKDGTWRFVVSSKGVEVNEEKIKAIKEWPKPKSVTEVRSFHGLASFYRRFVRDFSTIASPLTEVIKKDKIFTWGKEQDDAFNLLKEKLCSAPLLQLPDFSKSFEIECEASGKGIGAVLMQDSKPITYFSEKLSGATLNYSTYDKELYALVRALATWQHYLWPRVFVIKTDHESLKCLKSQGKLSRRHAKWVEFIETFPYVISYKQGKENVVADALLRRYRFNLQDGFLFKENKLCIPNCSLHEVFVREAHCGGLMGHFGVPKTLDILAENFFWPGMRKDVERMCAQCLECKQAKSKVLPHGLYTPLPVPTSPWIDISMDFVLGLPRTRYGKDSIYVVVDRFSKMARFIPCLKTNDASHVADLFVKEVVKLHGIPRTIVSDRDAKFLSHFWRVFWGKLGTKLLFSTSCHPQTDGQTEVVNRTLGNMLRAVLKGKLTSWEAHLPIIEFAYNRTIHSSTGMSPFEVVYGFNPFTPLDLLPLPTNNIVNLDDLVWVHFRNERFPYKRKSNLHPRGDGPFQVLERIGDNAYKLDLPGEFQVNATFNVADLSLFDVGSNSGTNSFQEEGNDSIKDRDRVLEAPSFSLRAALESEALGKLCWMSFGTFGTCCLGVHPLILTSLDRYLILSNSALVKFQLIMKDIRF, encoded by the exons AtgggaagagataggaggggacaaagaggtagagtagaagatgataatataagcagtataaagatgaagatgccatctttcaagggaacaagggatccagacttgtaccttgattgggagagaaaggttgaagccatATTTGACTGTCacaactactctgagggtaagaaggttaaacttgctattgttgagttttctgatTATGCTGCTATTTGGAGGAAAAATCTTGctagggacagattgcaagaaggacaagcaccaattgctacttgggctgagatgaagagggtgatgagaaagagattcataccatcacactttcaaagagagctacaacaacgccttcaaacattgaaggaagggtccatgtctgtggatgagtactttaaggctatggatatggctatgatccaaactaattgtatggaggaagaagaggatacaatggctaggtttttaaatggtttaaataaggaaatagctgatgtagtagaattacaacaatatgtaacaatagatgagttagttgatttgtctgtaaaggTAGAAAATCAAAATACAAGAAAGCAAGCTAGCTCATGGAAAGGTCGGTCAAacaccatctccaagaagccatggTCGAATCAAGAGATGAAGAAttcttctagacctcaagaagacaaggaCAAAgttaaatttgagaacaaagagggaggtaaaatctttaaccctaaaccttttacaccttctagttctattcagtgtcataaatgtaaaggaaggggacatatgatgcatgaatgtccaagtagaagaaacatcattcttagagaagatggaggatatgagagtgaaaaaagtgagggagaagaagagggagatgtgagtaatgatgatgatatagaactacctaatgatggcatgattggggtagttaggaggattatgactatcaatttgggaagcaatagtgaagaacaaagggagaatatattccatactaggtgtgggataaaggggaaaacttgttctatgatcattgatagtggtagttgtgctaatgtggtgagttcatactttgtggaaaaattgggacttgcatgcatgaaacaccctactccctatagactccaatggttaaatgatagtggtgaactaaaggtaaacaaacaatgcatgatttcattcaatgttggtagatatgaggatgatattctttgtgacatagtccctatgcaagcttgtcatatcttactgggtcgtccttggcagtatgataggaat gattttgaagatgtctttcctgaagatattcctaatggattgccacctttacgtggcattgagcatcaaattgattttgtgcctggatcacaaatcccaaataggcctgcttataggagtaatccagaagagacaaaagagcttcaaaggcaagttgaggagctgcttgagaaaggctttgtgagagagagcatgagcccttgctctgttcccgtcctattggtacccaaaaaggatggaacttggagg tttgtggttagttctaaaggagttgaggttaatgaagaaaaaattaaagcaataaaagaatggccaaaacctaagagtgtaactgaagttaggagttttcatggacttgctagtttttataggaggtttgtgagagactttagcaccattgcttctcctttaactgaagttattaaaaaggataagatttttacatggggaaaagaacaagatgatgcttttaacttgttgaaagaaaagttatgttctgctccattgttacaattgcctgatttttctaaatcttttgaaattgaatgtgaagcttctggcaaaggaataggtgctgttttgatgcaagattctaaacctattacctactttagtgagaagttgagtggagccacattgaactattccacttatgacaaagagctatatgctttggtaagggctttagccacatggcaacattacttgtggccaagagtgtttgtcattaaaactgaccatgaatccttgaaatgcttgaagagtcaaggtaagcttagtagaaggcatgctaagtgggttgaattcattgaaacttttccttatgtaatttcttacaaacaagggaaagagAATGTTGTTGCGGATGCACTTTTAAGAaggtat aggtttaacctccaagatgggtttctctttaaggaaaataagttgtgtatccctaattgctctttacatgaagtatttgtaagggaagcacattgtggagggcttatgggtcactttggagtcccaaagacgctagacatacttgctgaaaatttcttttggccaggaatgagaaaagatgttgaaagaatgtgtgcacagtgtttggaatgtaaacaagctaaatctaaagtgttaccacatggtctttacacACCACTACCTGTTCCTACttcaccttggattgatatttctatggattttgtgttaggtttgcctagaacaaggtatggtaaggatagtatatatgttgtggtagataggttctccaaaatggctcgttttattccttgtttaaagactaatgatgcttcacatgttgctgatctttttgtaaaagaagttgtcaaattgcatggtatacctagaactattgttagtgatagggatgctaagtttttgagccacttttggcgtgtattttgggggaagttaggcactaaattgttgttttctacttcttgtcacccacaaactgatggacaaactgaagtagttaatagaaccttaggaaacatgttgagggctgttttgaaaggtaaattaacttctTGGGAGGCTCACTTACCTATtattgaatttgcttacaatagaacaatccattcttctacaggtatgtctccttttgaggttgtttatggttttaatcccttcactccccttgatttattaccattaccTACTAATAATATTGTtaatcttgatg atttagtttgggttcactttagaAATGAGAGATTTCCCTACAAAAGGAAGTCAAACTTGCACCCTAGAGGAGAtggcccatttcaagtccttgaaaggattggagacaatgcttacaagCTGGACCTACCTGGTGAGTTCCAAGTAAATGCTACATTCAATGTTGCTGACTTGtctttgtttgatgtaggatcgaattcggggacgaattcttttcaagaagaggggaatgatagcatcaaggacagggatagagttttggaagctccaag